In Centropristis striata isolate RG_2023a ecotype Rhode Island chromosome 1, C.striata_1.0, whole genome shotgun sequence, one DNA window encodes the following:
- the sart1 gene encoding U4/U6.U5 tri-snRNP-associated protein 1: MGSSKKRKEKSRDKDTEERRREHKKHRHKDRERDADRDATRDKEKRKRSRSRERSGRDGRSKGERSSGEPRVKKEKVDLGYEESNAEAEPQSASGDASLSIEETNKLRAKLGLKPLELNENKKELGTKEEPMVAETINPALIKKQKDIREKLAALKEKRIQNLKLGKVKTLAEDDWLDDTAAWVERSRTMAKEKEMAEKRAKLLEEMDEEFGVSSLVEEEFAQTKKEAYTARDLKGLKVQHKVDSFNEGQTVILTLQDKGVLEEEEDVLVNVGLVDKEKAEKNVELKKKKPDYKPYEEEESVDDMVTFKNHSVLSKYDEEIEGEKKKSFRLNTGGFADGERERELQAMREALRNQAQTLEMPSLSIASEYYTPQEMVGFNKTKRRVRKIRKKEKQTTAAELLIDDTRSTDFGSRTRGRGRKQNDKEEEEEEAVKEEEIKVPNVVPQMSDDIRTAEMEISDDEDYALPEPAVIEEDEAEQELQKQLEKQRKLKQKQLLKDSGEKVAQQIKKLDKGDNDDDPERKNNIVFNATSEFCRTLGDIPTYGLSGNREDQEDIMDFEEEEEKDDAGDSDSEMDENVGWSTVNLDEEQKQPDFSTASATILDEEPIVNSGLAAALLLCKNKGLLDTEMQKVARVRATKGALPNDNYCIEDKMGFDDKYSRREEYRGFTQDFKDKDGYKPDVKIEYVDESGRRLTPKEAFRQLSHRFHGKGSGKMKTERRMKKLEEEALLKKMSSSDTPLGTVALLQEKQKSQKTPYIVLSGSGKSMNANTITK, translated from the coding sequence ATGGGATCGTCCAAGAAACGCAAGGAAAAGAGCCGCGACAAGGACACTGAAGAGCGCCGTCGCGAGCATAAGAAACATCGCCATAAGGACCGAGAGAGAGATGCGGACCGAGATGCGACTCGGgataaagagaaaagaaagcGCTCTAGGTCCCGTGAAAGAAGCGGACGGGATGGACGCAGCAAAGGTGAAAGAAGCAGCGGGGAGCCACGAGTAAAGAAGGAGAAAGTTGATCTTGGATATGAAGAAAGCAATGCAGAAGCGGAGCCTCAGTCTGCAAGTGGAGACGCTTCTCTCAGCATTGAGGAGACAAACAAGCTGAGAGCCAAGCTGGGTTTAAAGCCACTGGAGCTAAATGAGAACAAGAAGGAGCTCGGCACCAAAGAGGAACCAATGGTGGCAGAGACCATCAACCCTGCTCTCATTAAGAAGCAGAAAGATATTAGAGAGAAGCTTGCTGCTTTGAAGGAAAAGCGCATCCAGAACCTGAAACTGGGAAAAGTCAAGACCTTAGCAGAGGACGACTGGCTGGATGACACAGCTGCTTGGGTTGAGAGAAGCAGAACGATGgcgaaagaaaaagaaatggcaGAGAAAAGAGCCAAGCTCCTTGAAGAGATGGATGAGGAGTTTGGTGTCAGCAGTCTGGTAGAGGAGGAGTTTGCACAAACCAAAAAGGAGGCATACACGGCTCGAGATCTGAAGGGACTCAAAGTGCAGCACAAGGTAGATTCCTTCAATGAGGGCCAGACTGTCATCCTGACCCTACAAGACAAAGGTGTGCTcgaagaggaggaagatgtgCTTGTAAATGTGGGGCTGGTGGACAAGGAAAAGGCAGAAAAGAATGtggagttaaaaaagaaaaagccagaTTACAAGCCctatgaagaagaagagagtgTTGATGACATGGTTACATTCAAGAACCACTCTGTACTGTCAAAGTATGATGAGGAAATTGAgggtgaaaagaaaaagagtttcCGCTTGAATACAGGGGGCTTTGCTGACGGGGAGCGGGAGCGAGAGCTTCAGGCCATGAGAGAGGCTCTGCGAAATCAGGCCCAAACCTTGGAAATGCCTTCTCTCAGTATCGCCTCAGAGTATTACACACCCCAGGAAATGGTGGGTTTTAACAAGACAAAACGCCGTGTAAGGAAGATCaggaagaaggagaagcagaCGACTGCAGCTGAGCTTCTCATTGATGACACTCGCAGCACAGATTTTGGCTCCAGGACACGCGGTCGAGGCCGCAAACAGAACgataaagaggaggaggaggaggaggcggtaaaggaggaggagatcaAAGTGCCAAATGTCGTCCCCCAAATGTCTGATGACATTAGGACGGCAGAAATGGAGATAAGCGATGATGAAGACTATGCACTTCCTGAGCCAGCTGTAATTGAGGAGGATGAGGCAGAGCAGGAGCTGCAGAAACAACTGGAGAAGCAGAGGAAGCTGAAGCAAAAGCAGCTTCTCAAAGACTCTGGGGAGAAGGTGGCCCAGCAGATTAAAAAGCTTGATAAAGGTGACAATGACGATGATCCTGAGAGGAAGAACAACATTGTCTTCAATGCCACCTCTGAGTTTTGCAGAACTCTGGGTGATATTCCAACATATGGGCTGTCAGGCAACAGAGAGGACCAAGAAGACATTATGGACtttgaagaggaagaagagaaagatGATGCTGGAGACTCAGACTCAGAAATGGATGAGAATGTTGGATGGAGCACAGTTAACTTGGATGAAGAGCAGAAACAGCCTGATTTCTCCACAGCCTCTGCCACCATTTTGGATGAAGAGCCCATTGTCAACTCTGGTCTTGCTGCTGCCCTGCTGCTGTGCAAAAACAAAGGTCTATTGGACACTGAGATGCAGAAGGTAGCCCGTGTCAGAGCAACAAAAGGCGCCCTGCCCAATGACAACTACTGCATCGAGGACAAGATGGGCTTTGATGACAAATACAGTCGCAGAGAAGAATACAGAGGCTTCACTCAGGATTTCAAGGATAAAGATGGCTACAAGCCTGACGTCAAGATTGAGTATGTGGATGAATCTGGGCGCAGACTTACTCCAAAAGAAGCTTTTAGGCAGCTTTCACATCGATTCCACGGGAAAGGGTCTGGAAAGatgaagacagagaggagaatgaaaAAGCTGGAGGAAGAGGCACTGCTGAAGAAGATGAGCAGCAGTGATACTCCTCTTGGGACTGTTGCTTTGCTTCAAGAGAAGCAGAAGTCTCAGAAAACACCATATATTGTGCTTAGTGGGAGTGGGAAAAGTATGAATGCAAACACCATCACCAAATAA